From the genome of Leptospira saintgironsiae, one region includes:
- the queG gene encoding tRNA epoxyqueuosine(34) reductase QueG: protein MLLESKELLDELKDIAEMNGFQLFGVGPASVPSGDKENILHWVGEGRHGNMDWYPKNMNLRLELEGLGFKPESVIALGALYNDPEYENLDLPYRFSRYAMGEDYHSVLRKKASGLLEFLKKKFPNQKFRQGVDSLPVPEKILAREAGLGWIGKNTNLIHEEYGSFFFISLIFTDLPLSFVSIQAKDRCGTCRACIDSCPTGALEPYKIDARKCISYKTIEDRSENVDSLHGWIYGCDICQEICPWNGVKARKKGWKTEIGEFKIRDLFKKENLSDLDEKEFKMYFQDSAVSRISYKQMKRNLSVWERDSSKS, encoded by the coding sequence ATGCTTCTCGAAAGTAAAGAACTTCTGGATGAACTAAAAGATATCGCAGAGATGAATGGGTTCCAATTATTCGGAGTGGGCCCGGCATCTGTTCCGTCTGGAGATAAGGAGAATATTCTTCATTGGGTTGGAGAAGGTCGTCATGGAAATATGGATTGGTATCCAAAAAACATGAATCTCCGACTCGAGTTAGAAGGACTTGGGTTCAAACCTGAATCTGTAATTGCGTTGGGTGCATTATATAATGATCCTGAATATGAAAACTTGGATCTACCGTATCGTTTTTCCAGATATGCGATGGGAGAAGATTATCATTCTGTTCTTCGTAAAAAAGCTTCTGGCTTATTAGAATTTTTAAAGAAGAAGTTTCCGAATCAAAAATTCAGACAGGGAGTGGACTCTCTTCCTGTACCTGAAAAAATTTTAGCAAGAGAAGCAGGCCTCGGTTGGATCGGAAAAAATACAAATCTAATCCATGAAGAATACGGATCCTTTTTCTTTATTAGTTTAATTTTTACGGACCTTCCTCTCAGTTTTGTTTCCATCCAAGCAAAAGACAGATGTGGAACTTGCAGGGCTTGTATAGATTCCTGTCCAACCGGTGCATTGGAGCCTTACAAAATTGATGCCCGAAAATGTATCTCTTATAAAACGATAGAAGATAGATCTGAGAATGTGGACTCATTACATGGCTGGATATACGGCTGTGATATTTGCCAAGAAATCTGTCCTTGGAATGGAGTCAAAGCACGTAAGAAGGGATGGAAAACAGAGATAGGTGAATTTAAGATCCGAGATCTATTCAAAAAAGAAAATCTCTCGGATCTGGATGAGAAAGAATTCAAAATGTATTTTCAGGACTCTGCAGTGAGTAGGATCTCTTACAAACAGATGAAAAGAAATTTAAGTGTTTGGGAAAGAGATTCTTCCAAATCTTGA
- a CDS encoding Pr6Pr family membrane protein, whose translation MQTSKLNFTLARLVFASTALICFVGVLLELWYAYHHQSSLPPNAGFTRTFGPGFDSLLNQFSFFTTQSNLILGLTTLLLTLNLERTSSNFHIWRLIGIIDITITGIVFNFVLQTVPKNDIIADTASHLEHDIAPIIAVVGWIIFGPAKTVTLRRVLLAAILPIAYAIFTLARGAIMEWYPYNIMDVPRLGYSGVMINIVGIFVLFLLIAGFLALIDKLLSSRFGRISFPNT comes from the coding sequence ATGCAAACTTCTAAACTCAATTTCACTCTGGCCCGCTTAGTATTCGCTTCCACTGCTCTTATTTGTTTTGTAGGAGTTCTATTAGAACTTTGGTATGCCTATCATCATCAATCCTCTCTTCCGCCAAACGCAGGTTTTACTCGTACATTCGGCCCAGGATTTGATAGTTTACTAAATCAATTTTCATTTTTTACAACTCAGTCCAACTTAATCTTAGGGCTTACTACACTCCTTCTAACATTAAATTTAGAGCGCACTTCTTCTAATTTTCATATTTGGCGTTTGATTGGAATAATAGATATTACGATCACTGGGATCGTTTTTAACTTCGTACTTCAAACCGTTCCAAAGAACGATATTATTGCGGACACTGCAAGTCACTTAGAACATGATATCGCTCCCATAATTGCGGTGGTCGGTTGGATCATATTTGGACCTGCAAAAACTGTAACTCTTCGCAGAGTATTATTAGCTGCTATTCTTCCGATAGCTTATGCAATATTCACTTTGGCAAGAGGTGCCATTATGGAATGGTATCCTTATAATATTATGGATGTTCCCCGTTTAGGTTATTCAGGAGTTATGATAAATATTGTAGGGATTTTCGTTTTGTTTTTATTGATCGCAGGATTTTTAGCGTTAATAGATAAACTTCTGTCTTCAAGATTTGGAAGAATCTCTTTCCCAAACACTTAA
- a CDS encoding SDR family NAD(P)-dependent oxidoreductase, with product MKIAIVTGASNGIGKNTAIELGKRGIGVIVTYHSDKEGAEEVVKEIGKNGSKAVSLKLDLSQKSSFESFTELVKKNLEEIWKRKTFDYLVNNGGVGGGMPFTEITEEYFDQILNTNFKGPFFLTQQLVRFIEDNGRIVNTSSSSSHGSFVGYSAYGASKAALTSWTKYLAKELSPRKIRVNSVSPGPTHTNLGGGAFDKYPEYIQPLADQTALGRIGSPDDIAKVIVNLLSDEFSWVTAQDLEVSGGYLL from the coding sequence ATGAAAATTGCAATCGTCACAGGAGCAAGTAACGGGATCGGTAAAAACACCGCGATCGAATTAGGAAAAAGAGGGATTGGTGTGATCGTTACTTATCATTCGGATAAGGAAGGTGCAGAAGAAGTTGTAAAGGAAATAGGGAAGAATGGATCCAAGGCTGTTAGCCTTAAATTGGATCTAAGCCAAAAGTCTTCTTTCGAAAGTTTCACTGAGCTTGTAAAAAAGAACCTGGAAGAGATTTGGAAAAGAAAAACTTTTGATTACTTGGTAAATAACGGAGGTGTCGGGGGAGGTATGCCTTTCACAGAGATTACGGAAGAATATTTCGATCAAATACTGAATACGAATTTTAAAGGACCATTTTTCTTAACACAACAACTCGTTAGATTTATAGAAGATAATGGAAGAATAGTAAATACATCCAGTTCTTCCAGTCACGGATCTTTTGTAGGATACTCAGCATACGGCGCTTCTAAAGCCGCATTAACTTCTTGGACCAAGTATCTGGCAAAAGAACTTTCTCCTAGAAAGATCAGAGTGAATTCAGTTTCTCCTGGCCCAACCCATACGAACCTTGGAGGAGGCGCATTTGATAAATATCCGGAATATATCCAACCGTTAGCGGATCAGACTGCATTGGGAAGAATTGGAAGTCCAGATGATATCGCGAAGGTAATTGTAAATCTGTTATCGGATGAATTCTCCTGGGTGACTGCTCAAGACTTAGAGGTTTCCGGAGGATATTTGCTCTAA
- a CDS encoding A/G-specific adenine glycosylase — protein MRAGLKQKETDLLTYEFDPKTNLKLRNWFVQEKRDLAFRKNRTPYSTWVSEIMLQQTRVAAMLPLYEKFMRRFPKPEDLAIAEEEEVFRYWQGLGYYSRAKNLLAGVQKLVNEFGGKFPKTLEDALSLPGVGPYTARAILSISYNLPFAVLDGNAKRVLSRLVLFKESGPKADPTLQRIADSFLNLEFSGDHNEAVMELGARICIPKPLCKECPLQNDCLAYQNGVQESIPEIEKKKKEILLNIRFYILKTKQGILLIRYPERRFFKTIYSLPFSFEGKNPYEADPVLDWGLKPTDLGIKFKHTITHHKIQGFVSETELDPKSEKKILENFRKIRPSIEIKYCNWKNLETEFPSSIAKKIKQTLAKDGAVLPGLEN, from the coding sequence ATGCGCGCGGGTCTGAAACAAAAGGAAACCGATCTTCTGACCTACGAATTCGATCCTAAAACGAATTTAAAACTTAGAAATTGGTTCGTTCAAGAAAAAAGAGATCTGGCATTTCGAAAAAATAGAACTCCTTATTCAACTTGGGTGAGTGAGATTATGCTGCAACAAACGAGAGTAGCAGCAATGCTTCCTCTTTACGAAAAGTTTATGCGTAGATTTCCAAAACCGGAAGATCTTGCAATCGCGGAAGAAGAGGAAGTATTTCGCTATTGGCAAGGACTTGGTTACTATTCCAGAGCTAAAAATCTTTTGGCTGGAGTTCAAAAATTAGTGAACGAGTTTGGTGGAAAATTTCCAAAAACTTTGGAAGATGCTCTTTCTCTTCCTGGTGTAGGTCCTTATACAGCTCGTGCAATTCTTTCAATTTCTTATAATTTACCTTTTGCTGTTTTAGATGGGAACGCAAAAAGAGTCCTCTCTCGTTTGGTGTTATTCAAAGAATCTGGACCCAAAGCAGATCCAACGTTACAAAGGATAGCAGATTCATTTTTGAATCTTGAATTTTCTGGAGACCATAACGAAGCAGTAATGGAATTAGGCGCTCGCATCTGTATTCCAAAACCCTTATGTAAAGAATGTCCTCTTCAGAATGATTGTTTGGCTTACCAAAATGGTGTCCAAGAAAGTATTCCGGAGATAGAAAAGAAAAAGAAAGAAATCCTTTTAAATATCCGTTTTTATATTCTAAAAACAAAACAAGGAATACTCCTTATTCGTTATCCTGAGAGAAGATTTTTTAAAACAATCTATTCTTTGCCTTTTTCCTTCGAAGGCAAAAATCCTTATGAGGCAGATCCTGTTTTAGATTGGGGTTTAAAACCAACTGACCTTGGGATCAAATTTAAACATACAATCACACATCATAAGATCCAAGGTTTTGTTTCTGAAACTGAATTGGATCCAAAATCAGAAAAGAAGATCCTGGAAAATTTTCGCAAGATTCGCCCTTCTATAGAGATCAAATATTGTAATTGGAAAAACTTGGAGACCGAGTTTCCTTCTTCCATAGCAAAAAAGATCAAACAAACCCTGGCAAAAGACGGAGCTGTTCTGCCTGGTTTAGAAAATTAA
- a CDS encoding UbiD family decarboxylase — protein sequence MSIRSTSEFVKELSKKGELLEIREEVDPILEIAEIQRRVVAKRGPALLFSNVKGSKFSVATNLYGSEARIKVAFGEDPEKFIQKIAYTAKHLMPPTPKKVWEARSLAWTALKVGLKKVSRAPILDSELQSIEELPALKSWPKDAARFITLPLVYTESPKTGKGNLGMYRIQFHEPKLTGMHIQIHRGGGFHYSEAEAEGNALPAHIYVGGPPALTISAVAPLPEEISEFLLASLLLGERLKVVKNKKISSLPIVADADFALIGKIPPKIRRPEGPFGDHYGYYALKHDYPVFEIDKIYARKDAIWPATVVGRPPQEDHWIAEYLQHLLSPMFTIVMPQVKGIWAYEESGVHSLAAAIVKERYKKEAFMGALRILGEGQLSLTKFLIVTDQDVPLMDFKTTFLAALERFQPETDLHIFSNISQDTLDYTGPKVNEGSKAVLLGVGPKTQKLKPKITSNIKNSKFKNPKVYCPGVLVVSGPKYKKGDGVLETLRKEAITQGFLFVFLVDNSEEATKSDHDFIWNVFTRFEPAADIYGDSKVIRNHISFQGPILVDARLKTWYPSVLEEDPKISKQVENRFGRLLDSI from the coding sequence ATGAGCATTCGATCCACTTCAGAATTTGTAAAAGAACTTTCTAAAAAAGGAGAACTTTTGGAGATCAGAGAAGAAGTGGATCCTATTTTGGAGATTGCAGAGATCCAGAGAAGGGTAGTTGCCAAAAGAGGACCAGCACTTCTATTTTCGAATGTAAAAGGATCCAAATTTTCCGTAGCGACGAATCTATACGGATCTGAAGCCCGGATCAAGGTCGCGTTCGGAGAAGATCCGGAAAAGTTTATTCAGAAAATCGCATATACTGCAAAACATCTAATGCCTCCTACTCCTAAAAAAGTATGGGAAGCAAGATCTCTCGCCTGGACTGCTTTGAAAGTAGGGCTAAAGAAAGTAAGTAGGGCTCCAATTCTTGATTCGGAGTTGCAGAGTATTGAAGAGTTGCCTGCTTTAAAATCTTGGCCCAAGGATGCAGCAAGATTTATCACATTACCTTTGGTATATACAGAAAGTCCCAAAACCGGAAAAGGAAATTTGGGAATGTATCGGATCCAATTCCACGAGCCTAAACTCACAGGGATGCATATACAGATCCATAGAGGTGGAGGATTTCATTATTCTGAGGCGGAAGCAGAAGGTAATGCACTGCCTGCACATATCTATGTAGGAGGTCCACCCGCTCTCACAATTTCTGCAGTGGCACCGTTGCCGGAAGAGATAAGTGAATTCCTTCTCGCCTCACTTTTATTAGGTGAAAGATTAAAAGTAGTAAAAAACAAAAAGATCAGTTCGCTTCCGATCGTTGCAGACGCTGATTTTGCATTAATAGGAAAAATTCCACCTAAGATCAGAAGACCAGAAGGTCCATTCGGAGATCATTACGGATATTATGCTTTAAAACATGATTATCCAGTATTCGAAATAGATAAAATTTACGCTCGTAAGGATGCAATCTGGCCTGCAACGGTTGTAGGACGTCCTCCACAAGAAGATCATTGGATTGCGGAATATTTACAACATCTACTATCCCCCATGTTCACGATCGTAATGCCTCAGGTAAAAGGGATTTGGGCATATGAAGAATCCGGAGTGCATTCTTTAGCAGCAGCAATAGTAAAAGAAAGATACAAAAAAGAAGCATTCATGGGTGCTCTTAGAATTTTGGGAGAAGGACAATTATCTCTTACTAAATTTCTGATCGTGACTGACCAAGATGTTCCTTTGATGGATTTTAAAACTACTTTCCTTGCAGCTCTGGAAAGATTCCAACCAGAAACCGACTTACATATATTCTCTAATATTTCTCAAGACACTTTGGATTATACAGGACCAAAAGTAAATGAAGGCAGTAAAGCTGTTCTACTAGGAGTTGGGCCTAAAACTCAAAAACTAAAACCTAAGATCACTTCTAATATTAAAAATTCTAAATTCAAAAATCCGAAAGTATATTGCCCTGGAGTTTTGGTAGTTTCCGGACCAAAATATAAAAAAGGAGACGGAGTTTTAGAAACACTTCGTAAAGAAGCAATTACCCAAGGATTTTTATTCGTATTCTTAGTAGATAATTCAGAAGAAGCAACAAAATCAGATCATGACTTTATTTGGAATGTATTCACTCGATTTGAGCCCGCCGCAGATATCTACGGAGATTCGAAAGTGATTCGTAATCATATTTCTTTCCAAGGTCCAATCTTAGTGGATGCAAGATTAAAAACTTGGTATCCATCTGTTCTGGAAGAAGATCCTAAAATCTCCAAACAAGTGGAGAATAGATTTGGTAGACTTTTGGATTCAATTTAG
- the rfaD gene encoding ADP-glyceromanno-heptose 6-epimerase, which yields MGMKRVIVTGGAGLIGSNIVRLLNEQGISDILVVDHLGTSSKWKNLRGLEYSDYLEKEEFLEKIQTTDILKDYSHIFHLGACSSTTETDASYLIRNNYEYTKILAEESLRRKIHFLYASSAATYGEGQFGYDDKAPIHPLKPLNMYGYSKHMFDLYALRKGFLDKITGVKYFNIFGFGEAHKGDMRSVVLKGYEQISSEGKLKLFKSYRPDYKDGEQKRDFLYVKDAAKISLFLLENRKFGLYNVGRGQAETWNSLASALFTALGKPENIEYMEMPESLKAKYQYYTKAETQKLISSGYKEGFTDLKTAIADYVDLLRKED from the coding sequence ATGGGAATGAAACGAGTAATCGTTACCGGCGGAGCCGGACTGATAGGAAGTAATATAGTTAGACTTTTAAACGAGCAAGGGATTTCAGATATCCTTGTGGTAGACCATTTGGGTACTTCTTCTAAATGGAAAAACCTAAGAGGTTTGGAATATTCTGATTATTTAGAAAAAGAAGAATTCCTGGAAAAAATACAAACCACAGATATTCTAAAAGATTATTCTCATATCTTTCATTTGGGAGCTTGTTCTTCCACAACTGAGACTGACGCTTCTTATCTGATCCGAAATAATTATGAATATACTAAGATCCTAGCAGAAGAGTCTCTTCGCAGAAAAATACATTTCTTATATGCTTCTTCTGCAGCCACATACGGAGAGGGGCAATTCGGATACGATGATAAGGCTCCGATCCATCCACTCAAACCTTTGAATATGTATGGATATTCTAAACATATGTTTGATCTATACGCCTTAAGAAAAGGTTTCTTAGATAAGATCACAGGAGTAAAATACTTCAATATATTCGGATTTGGAGAGGCTCATAAGGGAGACATGAGATCAGTAGTATTAAAAGGATACGAACAGATCTCTTCCGAAGGAAAACTGAAATTATTCAAGTCCTATCGTCCAGATTATAAGGATGGGGAACAAAAAAGGGACTTCTTGTACGTAAAAGACGCTGCCAAGATCAGCCTATTCCTTTTAGAAAATCGTAAATTCGGTTTATATAATGTGGGAAGAGGGCAAGCAGAAACCTGGAATTCACTCGCTTCTGCATTATTTACAGCTTTAGGAAAGCCGGAAAATATAGAATATATGGAAATGCCTGAAAGCCTAAAGGCAAAATACCAATATTATACAAAGGCAGAGACCCAAAAACTGATCTCGAGTGGTTACAAAGAAGGATTTACTGATTTGAAGACCGCGATTGCGGATTACGTGGATCTGTTAAGAAAAGAAGATTAA
- a CDS encoding ArsR/SmtB family transcription factor, whose product MAAQKLDIKKTHLDSTIRGLKAVAHPDRLKILLHLSKKEHSVGELVDALGISQSAASQHLSKMKEAGYLGSKKVSNQVFYSIKDAKFKAFAKSLLQIFSR is encoded by the coding sequence ATGGCAGCCCAAAAGTTAGACATTAAAAAAACTCATCTGGATTCTACTATCCGCGGACTTAAAGCAGTAGCTCATCCTGATAGATTAAAAATCCTTCTCCATCTTTCTAAAAAAGAGCACAGCGTAGGAGAACTTGTAGACGCACTTGGTATCAGCCAATCAGCTGCTTCCCAACACCTTAGCAAAATGAAAGAAGCAGGATACTTAGGAAGCAAGAAAGTTTCTAACCAAGTATTCTACTCTATCAAAGACGCAAAATTCAAAGCATTCGCAAAATCTTTACTTCAGATCTTTTCTAGGTAA
- a CDS encoding SDR family NAD(P)-dependent oxidoreductase, whose amino-acid sequence MEITNKTAVVTGSAGGLGKEMALHFAKLGANIVLSDISEEKLAGAKKEIEALGAKVIAVPTDVSKEKDAEELMEKAVSAFGSVDIAVLNAGILRDGLLIKADKQTGKVASKMSLAEWQAVIDVNLTGVFLTGREAAVQMVNNGTKGVIIPIASVSMHGNPGQTNYSAAKAGVAAMTKLWAKELSRYGIRVAGIAPGFIATEMVMKDMNPEALKKWEALIPIGRLGRPDEIASTAVFIAQNDLVDGVVLEISGGVKI is encoded by the coding sequence TTGGAAATCACAAATAAGACTGCCGTAGTCACCGGTTCTGCCGGAGGCTTAGGCAAAGAGATGGCCCTTCATTTTGCGAAATTGGGAGCCAATATCGTTCTGTCGGATATCTCCGAAGAGAAACTTGCAGGAGCCAAAAAAGAGATCGAAGCGCTTGGCGCTAAGGTAATTGCAGTTCCAACAGACGTTTCTAAGGAAAAAGACGCTGAGGAACTCATGGAAAAAGCGGTTTCTGCTTTCGGTTCTGTGGACATCGCAGTTTTGAATGCCGGAATATTAAGAGACGGTCTCTTAATCAAGGCTGATAAACAAACTGGTAAAGTAGCATCCAAGATGTCTTTGGCAGAATGGCAGGCAGTAATCGATGTGAACTTGACAGGAGTATTCTTAACAGGTAGGGAAGCTGCGGTTCAAATGGTAAATAACGGTACCAAAGGGGTAATCATCCCTATCGCTTCCGTTTCTATGCATGGTAACCCAGGCCAAACTAATTATTCCGCAGCAAAAGCGGGTGTCGCAGCAATGACCAAGTTATGGGCGAAGGAACTCAGTCGTTACGGTATCAGAGTCGCAGGTATCGCTCCTGGATTCATCGCTACTGAAATGGTAATGAAAGACATGAATCCGGAAGCTCTCAAAAAATGGGAAGCTCTGATCCCGATCGGTAGATTAGGCAGACCGGATGAAATTGCAAGCACAGCGGTATTCATCGCTCAAAACGATCTGGTAGACGGAGTCGTTTTGGAAATTTCCGGAGGGGTCAAAATTTGA